A genomic window from Silene latifolia isolate original U9 population chromosome 11, ASM4854445v1, whole genome shotgun sequence includes:
- the LOC141614226 gene encoding uncharacterized protein LOC141614226: MKPKEASSLVLDLMLSLSVFLLVKTSLSSKSCNAKIAFGSCMCLIYGEPVTHKREIVWNNLSQWIRSFEYPFLLIGDFNQVDCQEDKWGGSKGRIPGDSCFNKWKAEHFLMDIPYKGPRFTWCNKREDHSIVLERLDKGYRSWDWNDIFPNSGSITVRMIRKLSRARNFMRISSISKRKEWNKNWSDFDDTLEKGLHEIEIMAVTRTYTTAYASQVEYAKVSAKYWKQRAKIKWNIEGDTCSKYFFNCVKGRAGRNYIVGIKMDNGEWNFDSEDIMRLFVHYYSGLFKEGVNEVSFDEYFPTIKNLFTVNKGFLSPDDSDVLGIHFTPKEVRTAVCHLGPLKSPGPDGIPAILFHKCWHFIKHDVIGIALAILNGNSSPEFLNKTFLVLIPKSSAPETVDQFRPISLCNVIMKSITRCITNRLKKFMGKLVGDFQNVFVPGRNIGNSKSCVNLDKVIKDYCHASGQGFLVSYLGIPTDVGLSGCNKSKREIFEFTIDKVRKRLSSWNCVLLLSAGHKKSPSISWCGRLFLSQPKGNGGLGIRRMKEFNQALLAKIGWRMITHLDSILSKSIGAKYGLRWQDGELLFNDGKTWNISPLCDLSVWNTKWVNGRVPKPLCLELLINPPNLSNLKIKNLISNNSSWDRRFVSMFFDETSVRDILAIPIRCSEGSDKFFWPASSSGNYSVNIGYHIALKNSWNTSATPKDRSRVPTACMGVFQKILWNLPGPKSWIILIWKLLTESLLCREGFLKRGFDGPFTCVLCDSPETETPTHLFRDCLFASRVWAGSVLGIRAQSGNNLNLQSWVCNWLSVLIKADNKQEAYLSFLCTIWTIWVVRCRKVFDNSECSPIGAFLLYWDYLNLALLAEDRKSGSITFQTPLEEDLTNLRNGVLFPLIQGSLNYS, translated from the exons ATGAAACCAAAGGAGGCCTCTAGTTTGGTTTTAGATCTGATGCTCAGTTTGAGTGTATTTTTACTTGTCAAAACTTCATTATCATCAAAGTCATGCAATGCAAAGATAGCTTTTGGTTCTTGTATGTGTCTTATTTATGGTGAACCAGTAACTCATAAACGAGAAATTGTCTGGAATAATCTCAGTCAATGGATCCGCTCTTTTGAATACCCTTTCCTTCTTATAGGGGATTTTAACCAAGTTGACTGTCAAGAGGATAAATGGGGAGGTAGTAAAGGTAGGATCCCAGGAGATTCATGTTTTAATAAATGGAAGGCTGAACATTTTTTGATGGATATTCCGTATAAGGGGCCAAGATTTACATGGTGTAACAAGAGGGAAGATCACAGTATAGTGTTGGAACGGCTTGATAAGGGCTACAGATCGTGGGATTGGAATGATATTTTTCCGAATTCTG GCTCTATTACGGTCAGAATGATACGGAAATTATCTAGGGCTAGAAATTTTATGCGTATTTCGTCTATTTCTAAAAGAAAAGAATGGAATAAGAATTGGAGTGATTTTGATGACACTTTGGAAAAAGGTTTGCATGAAATCGAGATAATGGCTGTTACTCGGACTTACACTACTGCGTATGCTAGTCAAGTGGAGTATGCTAAGGTTTCAGCTAAATATTGGAAACAGCGTGCCAAGATTAAATGGAATATAGAGGGAGATACATGCTCCAAATACTTCTTTAATTGTGTTAAGGGTAGAGCCGGTAGGAATTATATTGTTGGGATTAAAATGGATAATGGGGAGTGGAATTTTGACTCCGAGGACATTATGAGATTATTTGTCCATTACTACTCTGGTCTTTTTAAGGAAGGAGTGAATGAAGTCTCATTTGATGAGTACTTCCCTACTATTAAGAATTTATTCACTGTCAATAAAGGGTTTCTTTCTCCGGATGACAGTGACGTTCTTGGCATCCATTTCACTCCTAAGGAGGTTCGCACGGCAGTTTGTCATCTCGGCCCTTTAAAATCTCCAGGACCTGATGGTATTCCTGCTATTTTATTCCATAAATGTTGGCACTTCATCAAGCATGATGTTATTGGAATTGCCTTGGCTATCCTGAATGGTAATAGTTCACCAGAATTCCTGAATAAGACTTTCTTAGTTCTTATTCCTAAATCTAGTGCCCCTGAAACGGTTGATCAATTCCGTCCTATTAGCTTGTGTAATGTTATAATGAAAAGTATTACAAGGTGTATCACTAATCGATTGAAAAAGTTCATGGGAAAACTAGTGGGCGATTTCCAAAATGTTTTTGTTCCCGGGAGGAATATTG GTAATTCTAAGAGTTGCGTTAACCTGGACAAAGTTATTAAGGATTACTGTCATGCATCGGGTCAG GGGTTCCTAGTTTCCTACTTGGGTATTCCTACTGATGTAGGTCTCTCAGGGTGTAATAAAAGTAAAAGAGAAATTTTTGAGTTTACCATTGACAAGGTTAGGAAGCGGTTATCCTCATGGAATTGTGTTCTCCTATTGTCAGCTG GTCACAAAAAATCTCCTTCTATTAGTTGGTGTGGTAGGCTTTTCCTAAGCCAACCTAAAGGGAATGGTGGTCTGGGTATTAGACGTATGAAAGAGTTCAACCAAGCTCTCTTAGCAAAGATTGGTTGGAGAATGATCACCCATCTAGATTCTATTCTTAGTAAGTCAATTGGTGCTAAATATGGCCTAAGGTGGCAAGATGGCGAGCTGCTTTTTAATGATGGCAAGA CTTGGAACATCTCTCCACTTTGTGACCTTAGTGTTTGGAATACTAAATGGGTCAATGGAAGGGTGCCAAAACCACTATGTTTAGAGCTTCTTATCAATCCCCCTAATTTGAGTAATTTGAAGATCAAAAATCTTATTAGCAACAATAGCTCTTGGGACCGTAGATTCGTGTCTATGTTTTTTGATGAAACCTCTGTGAGAGACATTCTTGCTATTCCGATTCGATGCTCTGAAGGTAGTGATAAATTCTTTTGGCCGGCTTCGTCGTCCGGAAATTACTCAGTTAATATTGGTTATCACATTGCACTAAAAAATTCATGGAATACTTCAGCTACCCCGAAGGACCGTTCAAGAGTTCCTACTGCGTGTATGGGTGTCTTTCAGAAAATCCTTTGGAACCTACCTGGGCCCAAAAGCTGGATCATTCTTATTTGGAAACTTCTCACTGAATCGTTGCTCTGTAGGGAAGGTTTCTTAAAGAGAGGTTTTGATGGCCCCTTTACTTGCGTGCTTTGTGATTCACCAGAAACTGAAACGCCGACTCATCTTTTCCGTGATTGCTTATTTGCTAGTAGAGTTTGGGCTGGAAGTGTGCTGGGAATTCGGGCTCAATCAGGGAATAATTTGAATCTCCAGTCTTGGGTTTGCAATTGGCTTTCTGTTCTAATTAAGGCTGATAATAAACAAGAGGCTTATCTTTCCTTTTTGTGTACTATTTGGACTATCTGGGTGGTAAGGTGCAGAAAGGTATTTGATAATTCTGAATGTTCCCCTATTGGGGCTTTCTTACTATACTGGGATTATCTTAATTTGGCTCTTTTGGCCGAGGATAGGAAATCAGGGTCCATAACTTTCCAAACACCTTTGGAGGAAGACTTGACTAACCTTAGGAATGGAGTTCTCTTTCCTTTGATTCAGGGTTCTCTGAACTACTCTTAG